The following are encoded together in the Lactuca sativa cultivar Salinas chromosome 1, Lsat_Salinas_v11, whole genome shotgun sequence genome:
- the LOC111885968 gene encoding uncharacterized protein LOC111885968, whose product MGLSSDAQSHYKTHKLFLISNYILLGAASSCIFLTLSLRLLPSVAGGLLVLLHIITIAGAISGCNAVSAGSSKWYAAHMVAAVLTAIFQGSVSVLIFTTTSNFLAALKSYVREDDAAVILKMAGGLCVLMFFMEWLVLTLAFFLRYYAFVEGSRTTGKVQAEDDSKWWATPFQV is encoded by the coding sequence ATGGGTCTCTCAAGCGATGCTCAATCACACTACAAAACACACAAACTCTTCCTCATCAGCAATTACATCTTACTGGGAGCAGCCTCCAGTTGCATCTTCCTCACACTCTCCCTCCGCCTTCTCCCCTCCGTCGCCGGCGGACTGCTTGTCCTCCTCCACATCATCACCATAGCCGGAGCCATTTCAGGCTGCAACGCGGTGTCGGCCGGGTCAAGCAAGTGGTACGCAGCCCACATGGTGGCGGCTGTCCTCACCGCGATTTTCCAGGGATCTGTATCTGTTCTGATTTTCACGACGACTTCGAATTTCTTAGCGGCGTTGAAATCGTACGTGAGGGAGGACGATGCGGCGGTGATATTGAAGATGGCCGGTGGACTCTgtgttttgatgttctttatggAATGGTTGGTTTTGACGCTTGCTTTCTTCTTAAGGTATTATGCTTTCGTTGAAGGAAGCCGGACCACCGGGAAGGTACAGGCGGAGGACGACTCTAAGTGGTGGGCAACACCGTTCCAAGTTTAA